Within the Aspergillus luchuensis IFO 4308 DNA, chromosome 5, nearly complete sequence genome, the region GACCGTATACGCAGTACCATACAACATGAGTCGTTGCCTGTTTACAACCCGTGGTTCAAATCGGATACCGATGGCTAGAACATCATCAGAGTCAAGCTGAAAGGTGCATCCTCTTTGTCACAAACTATCTATATAACGGGACACGCCCTTCAGACGCGTTCACAACGCAGCTGCGCATTAGATACTTTAatgctccttcctctcttggCACCTTTGGATCAATCTCTATCTTTGACCTCACCGATCTGGACGGATCTCCGCAACGTGTTTGACAttgagaagttgaagagagCAGTGACCGGTATTCTAACTAATATGCCCGTGGCATGAAGCCCGCTATACGACACATATGATGTCGAAACGGACTATCTTCCTCATGGGTGCGCCCACGTTGCGGACTCTCCAGTGgaatgaagaggagctgCTGAACGCACCGATATCTCCATTTCATAGTCTGGATACGCAAGACGTAGGCCATTGGCCTTTCCCCGATGGTCAGCCCGTGAAATGGAGACTATTGCAGGATCTGCGCAATCCAGGGTTTCTCCCAGAAATCTACAGGTGGGAGCCCGGTCGAGATGCTCGCTTCCTTACTATACGGGATATTGCAGGCTCTGATGGGACATCGCGGACAAAGCCGGATGATTCAGTACTCTCGCAATTCTACAACCATTCATTTACCGTTCACGAAACCTCGGAGATCTCGACTCCGGGGTTTCACTCCGGCGACTCCATGCGCAGTAGTGGTTTATCGGTCGGAACCTCCTATGCGACAAGCAGCGAGAAGGACGGGCCAACGCCAGGGTTCCCAATCCAAGGGCCCCTCACTGATCTCCGGGATATCCCCACTGCGGCGTATCTGCATTCGATCGTGCCGCAGACGATGACGGTGAATCTGATTGTGGCGATTATCGCCATCCACCCTCCACGGCGGGTGGTAACGCGGCAATGGAAGCAAGAGCTGGATCTGGTTGagatggtggttggggatgatACAAgaagtgggtttggggtTACGTTCTGGCTTCCTCCTATGAATCATGCGGTCATGGCTGGGGAAGGTGACGACGAAGGGGAGGCGCTGGGGGTGTCGCTGGCAACGCTACGTCCACGGGACATTGTTCTGATGCGGATGGTAGGACTGAGCTCCTTCCGGGAACGGGTATACGGGCAGAGTCTGAGGAAAGGGGTCACGAAGGTTAACCTGCTGCACCGCCAGCGGGTCGACGTAACCGAAGCAGGCGGGCTCTACAGTGCGAAGCAACTCCGGGATATTCAACAAGACCCTGCAGCCAAGCGTGAGGAAGATCTGCCGCTGATGAAGGTGAGCAAGGTGCGCGAGTGGATCAGGAGATTTGTGTTCGATCCGGTAGGCGGTGATGGGGGCCGGGGAACTTTTACACGTGGCTTGGCTGGAAAGGGCCATTCACTGCCCCCAGACACGCAGGAGTGAGCAGGCAAGCAGGCAGAGAGtgatgatttatatatagaactgGCCTGGAGTAAGGTCTGCTGCCCTACTGCTTTATATACTGGCTGGGAACTAAGTTTCTTCcctaaaatatatctaatttctcGATTCATTATGTTCCTTGTTTGACCTGCAATTCTGAGGCGCTCCTGAAACCTGCCACCGGCCTTAATGAACCCGTGACCACAGCTGGGGGCTGTTAGGAAAGGGCGGCAACAAAGAAAACCGGATGATCAGGAGACACGGATGGAATTGATGCTTATTCCTCCTGCATACATTCTGGGTAACCCGCTAAGGTAGGTACTACGTTGTGTGCTAAAATGAAGAGGGAATGCAACCCGACAGTTTGAATGCCATCGGTGGCCAAGTTACTACCAAGTATGAGGCCACCCTTTCATTGGATAATGTGATGGCACTAGGTAGTTCTGGATGGGTTACTAGTAGtctttttgttctttcttgctttttttttgcctttttcccATCAACAATAAAATTTACTTAGGGGGGATATGCACGTACTGCGTCAATCGTGCGTGCATCAGCTGTAATGTAAGtctacttattattattaacataATTATGATCATGATATGCGAGATTTCGTAACCTGAAGCAAGAATGGCATAATATCACCAACCTCATAACTGATCATAATTTAAGAAAAGAgttcaataataattagttaataaATGTAATTAAGATGAAGACTACAACATTTTATGGAGCTGTAAAGATAATTCAGGGGGCACTGCTGCCCCACTGGGGGCACCTGAACCCGCCGCAGTGATTAGTTGGTTCTAGGCCGTACGATACCCGACTATACCCTAAACGGCAGAACCTGCTGGGCGAAGTGGCGCTGCCGCAAACGTGCGCAGGTTGAACCCGGTGTTCCTGGCGAGTACCAGTGAGTGCCAGTGAGTGCCATCTTCAAGTCACAAGGCTGTAACTCTGCTACACACTGGCCGGTTTAAGGGGTCTTGCCAGTGACCTCTTTTTTTTGACTTGCTCATAACTTACCGGCCCGTACATACACAGCCATTACGGCCCGCTCTCCCCGAATCGCAACGCCAGGTggtctcctctttctctttctgccttcctctcctctcctccttctcctcgttcttatattatatcccGACcgttctttttcctcctttcctttcctttctcttccccgtcTGTGACCATCCgcttcaatcaatcaatcaatcgatcaatCTAATCTCTCCAACGTCCCCATCTTTGGATCGTTGGAACAACtgctccctcctcttccatacaCTCTCTCCACCTTTCCTTACTTACCCCCCTCTTCCGTCGGCGGGCTTTTGTTCCACCTGTCCAACTCGTTCTTTGCTCCGGTCATTCGTTTGGAGCGAGCCTCCCGATCGCTACTCTACCCTACAATTAATACCTCCCTACAGCAACCATGAAGGGTATGTACCAGTCTACCTAATTGTTCCTTCGGACTCTCTGACTTTTGACTATTTAGCCCTCATTCTCGTTGGCGGTTTCGGTACCCGTCTGCGTCCTCTGGTGAGTTGATCACCCCCGCCGACGATCGTGACGTCGAACATACCAGTCGATTCATGGCCGGGCCGTGGGAAAGCGCACACAAGCTAACCGTTCTCAATGCTGTCTAGACCTTGACCCTCCCTAAGCCTTTGGTCGAATTCGCCAACCGGCCCATGATCCTGCACCAGGTTGAGAgcttggctgctgctggtgtcaCAGATATCGTACTGGCCGTCAACTACCGCCCTGATGTTATGGTGTCGACCCTGAAGAAGGTACAATTGCCCTAGCTGCACGGATTGCCGTCCGCGAATGCTCACAGCCGCCCCTAGTACGAAGAAATCTACAATGTCAGAATCGAATTCTCTGTGGAATCCGAACCCCTCGGCACGGCTGGTCCCCTGAagttggcggagaagattCTGGGCAAGGACGACAGCCCGTTTTTCGTCCTGAACTCCGATATTATCTGTGACTACCCCTTCAAGGAGCTGGCCGAGTTCCACAAGAACCACGGCAACGAGGGTACCATTGTGGTCACCAAGGTCGACGAGCCCTCCAAGTACGGTGTCGTCGTCCACAAGCCCAACCACCCCTCGCGCATCGACCGCTTCGTCGAGAAGCCCGTCGAGTTCGTCGGCAACCGTATCAACGCCGGTATCTACATCCTGAACCCCAGCGTGCTGAACCGGATCGAGCTGCGCCCCACCTCCATCGAGCAGGAGACCTTCCCCGCTATCGTCAAGGACGGCCAGCTGCACTCCTTCGACCTGGAGGGCTTCTGGATGGACGTTGGTCAGCCCAAGGATTTCCTGAGCGGTACCTGCCTCTACCTCACTTCCCTTGCTAAGCGCAACTCGAAGCTGCTCGCCCCCAACAGCGAGCCTTACGTGTATGGCGGCAATGTCATGGTCGACCCCTCCGCCAAGATCGGCAAGAACTGCCGCATCGGCCCCAACGTGGTGATTGGACCCAATGTGGTGGTCGGTGACGGTGTGCGTCTGCAGCGCTGTGTCCTGATGGAGAACAGCAAGGTCAAGGATCACGCGTGGGTCAAGTCGACCATTGTTGGATGGAACAGCTCCGTGGGCCGCTGGGCTCGTCTGGAGAACGTTACGGTGCTGGGTGACGATGTCACCATCGCCGACGAAGTCTATGTCAACGGTGGTTCCATCTTGCCCCACAAGAGCATCAAGCAGAACGTTGATGGTGAGTAAATTGTCTACACTCATATGGCTCATTGCTAATTCAAATCTTTAGTTCCTGCTATCATCATGTAATCCTTTTTGTCACGTCGACATGCCCTTCACCTTCGATATACACCACCTACACTGAAGTCACCAGATGCATAGAAACCGGAGTTGATCGtgtctttctctttcgaGCAGTGTAGAACCCAGAGGGGGTTCTAGACAACAGGACGCTGCTTGGATACAATGCGGTCTACGCCTCTGAACCATCTCCCACTCGCACCCGTCCATTCTTACCTTCGTCTTGTGCTCGTCCGTGTCCGCATGCTAGAGGCCTTGATGGTAGAAGCGTGTCTGATTCGGGTCATCCTTACATCCCTTATAATCAATGCCGAGGTCTCTGATCTCTTACCTTGTTCTCCCGCATCTTTCTCCGACGGACTGCGTGTCACCAGTGCTGTTGCTTCTTTTATTTACcggctttttcttctgctaCCTTGTTTCCCCGGGGGATGGTGAGCACATGGACTAATACTCTATCTGATTTTAATGACGTATGTGGACATGGTTAAAGGAATGTAAATACGGGAGGCAGGATCAGAAAAACaatcttattattctctATTACTCTATTCCTCTATTATAGATGCAGTAtacagatgcagatgcaacACGCAATATGCCCGAACCCATGCACCACATTATTCCAGAAAACTTAAGCTGTGGcagcaccctcctccctctccaagaTCTCCTCCCACTGTACCCTcagctcctccatcccctgccaacacttcctccccaactcctcaaactcgatcttctcctccgccgtcaaATCCCTCGCTCCAcgcttcctcctccgacaccgatcctccatcaccaccgcctccccaACCACACCCCCATGACCCCAACCATCCACCTCCGTTGAAACCGCCTtatccctccccaaccgATCACACGACGACCCCCATTTCACCTTCCCGCCACCATGAGCCCGATacacctcctccgcagcatccagctcctcctgccGACTAATAGCCAACCACGTCGGCGCACACGCCCCCGCATACGTCGACAGCGTATGCCACGGCGACCCCAGCAACCGGGCAATATAAAACGACGCGATCATGCACCAGAACAGCGGCAACGCCAACGGGAGGATCCCCGTTCCACACACGCCAGGGTGCGAGAGATACATGCGTGGCTCCTTGCCCTCCCTTTCACcacccttctcatccacccctTTATCAGGGGAGGTATAAaacccctccacccacttcctACTCCCATCCGACTCCGCCGTGAGGGCAAGAACATCCGTAAGCGTCTTGGAACTCTCATACGGCACAGTCGACCTCAATCCCTGGATATCCTCCACATTAAAATGATTCACGGTGGCCTCGATACTCGAGACCCAGATGACGCGGCCCGGCTGCGTGGATTTCCGGAGTAGGCCCATGACGCCATGCGAGAGCATGTAGTGTCCGAATACGTTCGCCGCGAACACGCTACCTAGTCGCGGCTCATCCGGTAACGTGGTTTGAGGCGGGGTGATCATCCCCACGGGCGCGATCTTGTGCGCGAACCATGAGACGTTGTGCACGAGGTCGGTCAGAGTCCCCCAGATTGCGCGTGGCCAGTCGATTCCTGTCCATCCGCCGATGCCGGCGTTGAGGACGATGGAGTCGAGTTTTGGGAGGGTTTCGGTGAGGCGGGTGGAGAGCGCGCGGACGGAGggcagggaggagaggtcCACGGTTTCCGGGTGGAGGGTTATTCTGCTGGATgtggtgggggaggagatgggggggaggagggtttggaggtggtgaagggtTGAGGAGGCTTTTGAGGCGCTTCGGGTCGTGAAGATTATGGTtaggtgggtggtgggtgggtgggttgtgaGGAAAGTGTTTATTAGACGTGCGCAGATGGCGAGGCCGAGGCCGCTGGTGGAATTGGCTTGTTAGATTGATTGTGAGGTTGTtctgggggggagggggaggtttgAAGGGGTGtgctggtgggtgggtggtgtgtAGGGTTGGGAGGGTGCAATTGAGGGATGGGTACCTGTTTGCGCCGGTTACTAGCACGTAGAATTGGTTGTCTAGGTCATGCTGTGGTGGTTCGGCCATTGTGATGGGCCTACTTTTGGTGGGTTGTAGGGAATTGGGCCGGGTTGGAGGTGAAGCTGGTCCTGGATAGTTGAGGATTAATTGGGGATTGTATAAATCTCCGATAAGGGGTGATTACATAAGGGGTTGATAGGGATTGGGTCATGTGATATTGATGTATTCAGGTACGTTGTGGGGAGCAGCATGTTGATTTTACTTAAGGTGTAGAGGAGAGATCATGATAGTGAAGATGATATATGGGAGTATAGTTGGGGAGGTTAATAGTGGGGAGTTCAGTGGACGATAATCCCGGTCTCATACTACATGGCATATGTATGGTCTGAATAGCTTCACGACATACCCAATATAGTATACAATGGAATGCTTATATCATCGTTAACAGTTACACAATACACATAACATATTAGCGTCGATTGCAAAATACATATGAAAGAAAACTTCTGTAAGAACAACTAAATacccacctccccaaccaaTCTACCTCCAATCCGTCACCTAtcatactagtatatacttCTACATCTACTTCTACAGATCCACTCACCCACCCTCATGACCAAAACCCACCAGATAAATCCTATCATAGAACACACAGCTTACACCTACAAACCTCACCACTCCCACACACACCCTCCAACTTACCATCTATTCCTCCCAAACCTAAATTCAATCGACCTCAGACGACCCAGCCAACCAAGCCCCCTGTCACCTCGTataccctcctcttcatctgatATATCTATCCTACGAGGTTGAAGTTTATTCTTGTGCACACACTAGGTGATAAGttatcagcagcatcatcatgcgGCTCTTTTACACCcaaccacccatccatcatcgccacATAACCATACTACAAAATAGGATGGTCGAGAAGCTTAAACTATAATTAGTGTTAACGAGTAAGTGAGTGGTTTTATGATTCAGATAACAAAAaacagttagttagttagaatGTGATGTGATATGATGTGCTGGTCTTACTCATATCATAATACAGCATGGTCATGATCTTTGCCACTATGCATACTCACTGCAcataacatacatacatacataccactAAGTATTGAATGAAGCGACTGGATGGATACCCAAGATCAATGTAGTAAGAGTAAGTAAGTATCAATTTGTAAAAACCAAAGTACCAAACTGATTCCACCATCAGTGGCAAAACAAATGCATCATCAACCCAACAGTACGCACCCACATCATATATCTATCTCACACACATACCATATCTATTTACCTACTTACGacgaccacatccacatccacatccacatacatatacatatagGGCTAGCTGAAAAGCCTACTAGATTGCCTCGTCGCTGCCTGACACTGACACACGTCTagatctatctatattagGAGCGAGTTTGGAAGTAGGCAGAGATGCATCAacattttttaaatttacaTAATGTGTTCAAGTTGAGGCATaaatggctggctggctgaaggGGGCTAGACGCCTCCCAGGTGCCTGTCAAAGTTTAAGTTAGAAGTTAGAGAGTACATACATGGCGAACAGGAGAAGTtggtatgcatgcatgtattaatgtgtgtgtgttcgGGATttggtaggtaggtaggtaaggTTTGTTCGGGATGTGGTTTGTTGCAGATGAGGTTGATGCATGGAATGGGGAGAGAATGTGTTGGAAGGGAGGTTGTTCATTGAAGATAcagatgatgttgctgtgctggtggtgatgaggcTCGAGTATACTTTTTTCTATTGATGTAGGTGAAGCGTGGTCAGATTTACTAGTTTACAGTGTTGATATCTGAGCATTGGTAAGCAGTAAGCAAGCTAGCTAGCGACGAGCGATAAGATGAATAGATAACTACTACTGTAGTCGGTATGGGGCTATGAGCTTGAGCTATATGGACAGTCTGATATAAGCAGCTACTAATTCAGACGCGGGGGCGTCCATCCAGAACACTCGAAAAGGGCAACCAGCGCGGGTTTGCGAGTGGAGAGACAGTGACAGCGCCACCAGCTAAACTAGTTCCGAACCTGACAGGCGAGGCGTCAAGACGCGAAGGAATAGCCCGACCATTTTCACCAAATCGGGGTCAGCCCGTCAGCACCACACGCCTCCCCCCCTTCgttattattttgatttgcttagcaaacaagaacaagcagCGGACCTATCGAACCCAGACCTCTGTAAACGAGCTCACATGGGGTTTGCCCAGCCTGTCATAGTGTGGATTATGGGGTTGTTTTGACCAGGATGAGACACAGCCACGCCCGAACAGCTGCACCCTGCCATTAAagtttgggggtggaaaaAGGTTCAATCAGATCATCAACTGAGCTCGGTAGAATCTACCAGCCGTCTATGACCAATCAAAGTCGCGACTGCATAGACAAAGTGGAAAGGGAGGCAATGCCGGAATTAGCAAAAGAACGACTGTTATTCAGGGCTGATGTTGATAGGAGACGCGCGATCTCTGCAAGCGAACCAATGCAGTAGCAACGCCGATGGATCAGAATCTGGGATATCTCCATTTATTTTCTCTCTCATCAGGCTGTcgattccatccatccacagcgGCCTCTGCAGTAGCCTATTCCAGAATCCAGACCGTATCGAAGCCGGGGACCTGCAAGGGGGGTGGGTAGAAAGACGCGCCCAGGAAAATCCACGCTTACCCGGCGCGCTGCTAACGGGATAActtggaggggaagaaagaactaTTCTTGgccagaaaataaaaaagcaTCTctaggaaggaagggaatgaAGTGGCCCAGTGACGAGCACTCACCGACTTATTGGGTTATTTCAGGCTTACGGGGGGccggggtggatggatggatgttagTAGACTAGTGATGCTTCCGTATAGTAGCGGTGGCCCgcgggaaggaaggagggtGTGTGGGTGAAGAGACAACAGGAATAATAAAGGAGGGTGAGCCATGAGTAAACCAGCATCGTTATTGAAAGCCGGCTGATCGAGTCGCTGCCCGGTTCTTGGCTATCTCGTAAGGCTAACATGGTCGTGCaatcatcatctgcgcctGTGGCAGCTACGGTTGCGATTCGCTTGGAAAAT harbors:
- the MPG1 gene encoding mannose-1-phosphate guanyltransferase (COG:M;~EggNog:ENOG410PFAH;~InterPro:IPR029044,IPR005835,IPR018357,IPR001451;~PFAM:PF00483,PF12804,PF00132;~go_function: GO:0016740 - transferase activity [Evidence IEA];~go_function: GO:0016779 - nucleotidyltransferase activity [Evidence IEA];~go_process: GO:0009058 - biosynthetic process [Evidence IEA]) → MKALILVGGFGTRLRPLTLTLPKPLVEFANRPMILHQVESLAAAGVTDIVLAVNYRPDVMVSTLKKYEEIYNVRIEFSVESEPLGTAGPLKLAEKILGKDDSPFFVLNSDIICDYPFKELAEFHKNHGNEGTIVVTKVDEPSKYGVVVHKPNHPSRIDRFVEKPVEFVGNRINAGIYILNPSVLNRIELRPTSIEQETFPAIVKDGQLHSFDLEGFWMDVGQPKDFLSGTCLYLTSLAKRNSKLLAPNSEPYVYGGNVMVDPSAKIGKNCRIGPNVVIGPNVVVGDGVRLQRCVLMENSKVKDHAWVKSTIVGWNSSVGRWARLENVTVLGDDVTIADEVYVNGGSILPHKSIKQNVDVPAIIM
- the ERG27 gene encoding 3-keto-steroid reductase (BUSCO:EOG09262SR7;~COG:I;~EggNog:ENOG410PJ4U;~InterPro:IPR036291,IPR002347;~PFAM:PF00106;~TransMembrane:1 (o285-304i);~go_process: GO:0055114 - oxidation-reduction process [Evidence IEA]) — protein: MAEPPQHDLDNQFYVLVTGANSGLGLAICARLINTFLTTHPPTTHLTIIFTTRSASKASSTLHHLQTLLPPISSPTTSSRITLHPETVDLSSLPSVRALSTRLTETLPKLDSIVLNAGIGGWTGIDWPRAIWGTLTDLVHNVSWFAHKIAPVGMITPPQTTLPDEPRLGSVFAANVFGHYMLSHGVMGLLRKSTQPGRVIWVSSIEATVNHFNVEDIQGLRSTVPYESSKTLTDVLALTAESDGSRKWVEGFYTSPDKGVDEKGGEREGKEPRMYLSHPGVCGTGILPLALPLFWCMIASFYIARLLGSPWHTLSTYAGACAPTWLAISRQEELDAAEEVYRAHGGGKVKWGSSCDRLGRDKAVSTEVDGWGHGGVVGEAVVMEDRCRRRKRGARDLTAEEKIEFEELGRKCWQGMEELRVQWEEILEREEGAATA
- a CDS encoding uncharacterized protein (COG:S;~EggNog:ENOG410PNSY), with protein sequence MMSKRTIFLMGAPTLRTLQWNEEELLNAPISPFHSLDTQDVGHWPFPDGQPVKWRLLQDLRNPGFLPEIYRWEPGRDARFLTIRDIAGSDGTSRTKPDDSVLSQFYNHSFTVHETSEISTPGFHSGDSMRSSGLSVGTSYATSSEKDGPTPGFPIQGPLTDLRDIPTAAYLHSIVPQTMTVNLIVAIIAIHPPRRVVTRQWKQELDLVEMVVGDDTRSGFGVTFWLPPMNHAVMAGEGDDEGEALGVSLATLRPRDIVLMRMVGLSSFRERVYGQSLRKGVTKVNLLHRQRVDVTEAGGLYSAKQLRDIQQDPAAKREEDLPLMKVSKVREWIRRFVFDPVGGDGGRGTFTRGLAGKGHSLPPDTQE